In Flavobacterium sp. WV_118_3, one DNA window encodes the following:
- a CDS encoding methionine aminotransferase produces MSKLPHIGTSIFTVMSQMANEHQAINLSQGFPNFPVDERLTAITAKLAYENVHQYTPMAGHSGLLDKITRLTSVSYNRNINPATDMVVTAGATEAIFATIQALVNQNEEVIILDPSYDCYEAPILLSNALPVRVALNDDYTPNWEAIASRMSAKTRMLIINNPHNPTGKIWSEADFIQLEKLLELYPDVILLSDEVYEYITYEQPHISVNTRIKLRDKSVIISSFGKSLHITGWKIGYAIAPEHLMREIKKVHQFLVFSVNSLSQAAISEYLNVVDFNEIATMYRQKRDYFRELMGQTPFELLPCEGSYFQVASYASFSKQNDIDFSKELITRYGVATIPISSFYADGKDLKLVRFCFAKDNNTLEQATLRLQKVAF; encoded by the coding sequence ATGTCAAAACTCCCTCATATCGGTACCAGTATTTTTACGGTAATGTCGCAAATGGCCAACGAACACCAAGCCATCAACCTGTCGCAAGGCTTTCCCAACTTTCCGGTTGACGAACGACTAACCGCCATTACGGCTAAACTGGCCTATGAAAACGTACACCAATACACACCAATGGCCGGTCATAGTGGCTTATTGGACAAAATAACGCGACTGACATCTGTTTCTTATAATCGGAATATAAACCCGGCAACCGATATGGTCGTGACTGCCGGAGCGACCGAAGCTATTTTTGCTACGATCCAGGCGTTGGTCAACCAAAACGAGGAGGTCATCATTCTCGATCCCAGTTACGATTGTTATGAAGCACCGATACTCCTAAGCAATGCCCTACCCGTTCGCGTGGCTTTAAACGACGATTATACGCCCAACTGGGAAGCCATCGCATCCCGAATGAGCGCCAAAACCAGAATGTTGATCATCAATAACCCGCATAACCCGACGGGCAAAATATGGTCGGAAGCCGACTTTATACAGTTGGAAAAGCTGTTGGAACTCTATCCGGATGTCATTTTGCTTTCGGATGAGGTTTATGAATACATCACCTACGAGCAACCGCATATTTCGGTTAACACCCGAATCAAACTCCGTGACAAAAGTGTGATCATTTCTTCATTCGGAAAATCACTGCACATCACCGGTTGGAAAATCGGTTATGCCATCGCTCCGGAACACCTGATGCGCGAAATCAAAAAAGTACACCAATTTCTTGTTTTTAGCGTAAACAGTCTGTCGCAAGCGGCCATCAGCGAATATCTCAATGTTGTTGATTTTAATGAAATCGCAACAATGTACCGTCAGAAAAGGGATTATTTCCGGGAATTGATGGGCCAAACTCCTTTTGAACTCTTGCCTTGTGAAGGCTCCTATTTTCAGGTGGCTTCCTATGCTTCGTTTTCCAAACAAAACGATATCGATTTCAGTAAAGAACTGATCACCCGATATGGTGTGGCTACCATTCCGATTTCAAGCTTTTATGCCGATGGAAAAGATCTGAAACTGGTTCGCTTTTGTTTCGCCAAAGACAACAACACGCTGGAACAGGCGACATTACGATTGCAAAAAGTAGCCTTCTAG
- the scpA gene encoding methylmalonyl-CoA mutase has protein sequence MRKNIQHITLDNSRTQAETVNVATTVNAEGIEIKQTYSEADLQDLEHLHFGAGFAPNLRGPYATMYVRRPWTIRQYAGFSTAEESNAFYRRNLAAGQKGLSVAFDLATHRGYDSDHERVVGDVGKAGVAIDSVEDMKILFDQIPLNEMSVSMTMNGAVLPIMAFYIVAAEEQGVEAKLLSGTIQNDILKEFMVRNTYIYPPTPSMKIIADIFDYTSKKMPKFNSISISGYHMQEAGATADIELAYTLADGLEYIRTGLAAGMKIDEFAPRLSFFWAIGMNHFMEIAKMRAGRMLWAKLLKQFDPKDDKSLALRTHCQTSGWSLTEQDPFNNVARTAIEAAAAAFGGTQSLHTNALDEAIALPTDFSARIARNTQIFLQEETKICKTVDPWAGSYYVESLTHEIAQKAWALIEEVEELGGMTKAIEAGIPKLRIEEAAARKQARIDSGQDIIVGVNKYRLEKEDPLHILEVDNQTVRKQQIERLDHIKATRNSEKVQECLAKLTECAKTGQGNLLELAVEAARNRATLGEISDALESVFGRYKAQIKSFSGVYSKEIKNDESFEKAKQLADAFAKSEGRRPRIMIAKMGQDGHDRGAKVVATGYADVGFDVDIGPLFQTPAEAAKQAVENDVHILGVSSLAAGHKTLVPQVIEELKKYGREDIMVIVGGVIPAQDYQYLFDSGAVAVFGPGTKISEAAIKILEILMDA, from the coding sequence ATGAGAAAAAATATTCAACATATAACTTTAGACAATTCCAGAACGCAGGCGGAAACCGTTAATGTGGCGACCACTGTCAACGCCGAAGGAATTGAAATCAAACAAACCTATTCCGAAGCCGATCTTCAGGATCTGGAACATCTACACTTCGGAGCCGGATTTGCACCCAATTTGCGCGGACCGTATGCGACCATGTATGTACGCCGTCCCTGGACGATCCGTCAGTATGCCGGGTTTTCGACCGCTGAAGAAAGTAATGCTTTCTACCGTCGAAACCTTGCCGCCGGACAAAAAGGACTATCGGTCGCTTTTGACCTGGCCACACACCGCGGTTACGACAGTGATCACGAACGTGTAGTAGGCGACGTCGGAAAAGCCGGTGTAGCGATTGACAGCGTAGAGGATATGAAAATTCTTTTCGATCAGATTCCGTTAAACGAAATGTCGGTTTCGATGACAATGAATGGTGCCGTATTACCCATTATGGCCTTTTATATTGTAGCCGCCGAAGAACAGGGTGTGGAAGCAAAACTATTATCCGGGACTATCCAAAATGACATTTTAAAAGAATTCATGGTGCGGAACACTTATATTTATCCGCCAACACCATCGATGAAAATCATAGCCGACATCTTTGACTATACCAGTAAAAAGATGCCGAAATTCAACTCGATTTCCATTTCCGGATACCATATGCAGGAAGCCGGAGCCACAGCCGATATCGAGTTGGCCTATACTTTGGCCGACGGATTGGAATACATCCGAACCGGATTGGCCGCCGGAATGAAAATTGACGAATTCGCACCGCGTTTATCGTTTTTCTGGGCTATCGGTATGAACCATTTTATGGAAATCGCCAAAATGAGAGCCGGACGAATGCTTTGGGCTAAATTGCTAAAACAATTCGATCCGAAGGATGATAAATCCCTTGCCTTGCGAACCCACTGTCAGACTTCCGGATGGAGTTTAACCGAGCAGGATCCGTTTAACAACGTAGCGCGTACGGCAATCGAAGCCGCCGCTGCCGCTTTCGGAGGAACACAATCGCTTCATACCAATGCATTGGATGAGGCAATTGCTTTACCAACAGATTTCTCGGCACGTATCGCTCGTAACACTCAGATTTTCCTTCAGGAAGAAACCAAAATATGTAAAACGGTCGACCCCTGGGCCGGTAGTTATTATGTGGAAAGTCTGACGCATGAAATCGCACAAAAAGCGTGGGCGTTAATCGAAGAAGTAGAAGAATTGGGCGGTATGACAAAAGCCATCGAAGCCGGAATTCCAAAACTGCGTATCGAAGAAGCCGCTGCACGTAAACAGGCGCGTATCGACAGTGGGCAGGATATTATTGTGGGTGTAAACAAATACCGACTTGAAAAAGAGGATCCGTTACATATTTTAGAAGTCGACAATCAGACCGTTCGAAAACAACAGATCGAACGTTTGGATCATATTAAAGCCACCCGTAATTCCGAAAAAGTACAGGAGTGTTTAGCCAAGCTAACCGAATGTGCCAAAACCGGACAGGGGAACTTATTGGAATTGGCCGTAGAGGCTGCGCGAAACAGAGCCACCTTAGGTGAAATCAGCGATGCACTCGAATCGGTTTTCGGAAGATATAAAGCACAAATCAAATCCTTTAGTGGCGTGTACAGTAAAGAAATTAAAAACGACGAAAGTTTTGAAAAAGCCAAGCAGTTAGCCGATGCTTTTGCCAAATCCGAAGGCCGTCGTCCGCGTATTATGATCGCCAAAATGGGTCAGGACGGACACGATCGTGGTGCCAAAGTAGTAGCCACCGGTTATGCCGATGTTGGTTTTGACGTCGACATTGGTCCTTTATTCCAAACGCCGGCCGAAGCAGCCAAACAAGCTGTAGAAAACGACGTTCATATTTTAGGGGTATCCTCACTGGCAGCCGGTCATAAAACACTGGTTCCACAGGTGATTGAAGAACTTAAAAAATACGGACGGGAAGATATTATGGTGATCGTGGGTGGTGTTATCCCGGCACAGGATTACCAATATTTATTCGACAGTGGTGCTGTAGCCGTTTTCGGCCCCGGAACAAAAATTAGCGAAGCCGCCATTAAGATCCTTGAGATCCTGATGGACGCTTAA
- a CDS encoding multicopper oxidase domain-containing protein codes for MKSLLSLFIVFFTANSWSQNVKEYDLYVSDTIVNYTGKKVKGIAINGSIPAPTLHFTEGDTAVIRVHNKMHHETSIHWHGLLLPNEQDGVPYLTTAPIKGMGTHTYKFPIKQSGTYWYHSHTMLQEQNGMYGAFIIHKKEEVPMPEYTMLLSDWTDANPHEIERSLHKANDWYAIKKGATQNYAEAIGKGHFKTKLTNEWKRMHAMDVSDVYYERFFVNGKTEDQAPQFKPGEKVRVRVINGSASTYFWINYAGGKIDVVASDGMDVQPVPVDRFIVGVSETYDIIVTIPEKGNAFELVATAEDRTGQASLWLGSGLKQLQQPLPKLKYFEGMKMMNDMMTVGGTMKDMGMNMSLQQMDMNAVMYPEITGKEQPKKSTAMPEMSQHDHGQHGNTNPDIVTLNYTMLKSPVKTNLPEGPVRTLHFELTGNMNRYVWTLNNKTISESDKVLIKKGENIRIVITNNSMMRHPMHLHGHFFRILNGQGDYAPLKNVLDIMPMETDTIEFHASEEYGDWYFHCHILYHMMAGMGRIFTYENSPPNPQLPDPKKALKMVYNDDRRYYFSAEVGLESNGSDGEMRLENTRNFFDVEWRLGFDKKSGYETEAHFGRYLDKNQYLSVYTGFDFRYHNSLERSKNLFGQMSTQDQRAVACIGIIYQLPWLVNADMRLDHEGKARLQFTRKDIPVTERLRLWGSWNTDFEYSVGSRYILTKYWSLSAHYDSDMGLGGGLVLTY; via the coding sequence ATGAAAAGTCTGTTATCACTTTTTATAGTGTTTTTTACGGCAAACAGTTGGTCGCAAAATGTCAAAGAATACGATCTGTATGTTTCAGATACCATCGTAAATTATACTGGTAAAAAAGTAAAAGGAATTGCCATAAACGGCAGTATTCCGGCACCAACCTTACATTTTACCGAAGGCGATACCGCTGTGATCCGCGTACACAACAAAATGCACCATGAAACCTCCATTCACTGGCATGGCTTACTATTGCCCAACGAACAGGATGGTGTTCCGTATCTGACCACCGCTCCGATTAAAGGGATGGGTACGCATACGTATAAATTTCCGATCAAACAAAGCGGAACCTATTGGTACCATTCGCATACGATGCTACAGGAACAAAACGGAATGTATGGCGCTTTTATCATCCATAAAAAAGAAGAAGTCCCAATGCCCGAATATACCATGTTGCTAAGCGACTGGACCGATGCCAATCCACATGAAATTGAACGTTCCTTACACAAAGCCAACGATTGGTATGCCATTAAAAAAGGAGCGACTCAAAACTATGCTGAAGCCATTGGTAAAGGACATTTTAAGACCAAACTGACCAATGAATGGAAACGCATGCATGCAATGGATGTGAGCGATGTGTATTACGAACGCTTTTTTGTAAATGGAAAAACCGAAGACCAGGCTCCGCAATTTAAACCCGGTGAAAAAGTACGCGTACGTGTGATCAATGGTAGTGCTTCGACCTATTTCTGGATCAATTATGCCGGTGGAAAAATAGACGTGGTTGCCAGCGACGGTATGGATGTGCAACCCGTTCCGGTGGATCGTTTTATTGTGGGCGTATCCGAAACCTACGATATTATCGTTACGATTCCCGAAAAAGGCAACGCTTTCGAACTGGTTGCCACTGCCGAAGATCGTACCGGTCAGGCATCGCTATGGTTGGGAAGCGGTTTAAAGCAATTGCAACAACCGTTACCGAAATTAAAGTATTTCGAAGGTATGAAAATGATGAACGACATGATGACCGTTGGCGGTACTATGAAAGACATGGGCATGAACATGAGCCTACAACAGATGGACATGAATGCCGTGATGTATCCCGAAATAACAGGAAAAGAACAACCTAAAAAATCCACTGCCATGCCCGAAATGTCACAACACGATCACGGGCAACACGGCAACACCAATCCGGATATCGTAACATTGAATTATACCATGCTGAAATCACCGGTAAAAACAAACTTGCCGGAAGGCCCGGTTCGAACCCTGCATTTTGAACTTACCGGGAACATGAACCGTTATGTGTGGACGCTAAACAACAAAACCATCTCCGAATCCGATAAAGTACTGATTAAAAAAGGAGAAAACATCCGTATCGTCATCACCAATAATTCGATGATGCGCCATCCGATGCATTTACACGGTCATTTTTTCAGAATCCTAAACGGACAAGGCGATTATGCGCCGCTTAAAAATGTACTCGACATCATGCCGATGGAAACCGACACGATCGAATTTCACGCATCGGAAGAATATGGCGATTGGTATTTTCATTGCCATATTTTATACCATATGATGGCCGGAATGGGACGCATCTTTACCTATGAAAATTCACCTCCAAATCCGCAACTACCCGATCCGAAAAAAGCACTAAAGATGGTTTATAATGACGACCGCCGGTATTATTTTTCTGCGGAAGTCGGCTTGGAAAGCAACGGTAGTGATGGAGAAATGCGATTGGAAAACACGCGAAACTTTTTTGATGTAGAATGGCGTTTGGGATTCGACAAAAAATCCGGTTATGAAACCGAAGCCCATTTTGGACGTTATCTGGACAAAAATCAATATTTATCGGTCTATACCGGATTTGACTTTCGCTATCACAACAGTCTGGAACGAAGTAAAAATCTATTCGGACAAATGAGTACACAAGACCAACGTGCCGTGGCTTGTATTGGAATTATCTACCAACTTCCGTGGCTGGTCAATGCCGATATGCGACTGGATCATGAAGGAAAAGCCCGACTACAGTTTACCCGTAAAGACATCCCGGTAACCGAACGGCTCCGCTTATGGGGATCCTGGAACACCGACTTCGAGTAT
- a CDS encoding DUF3347 domain-containing protein: protein MKTFKNIFLAFVATFFFTGCDAQIKNQKTETVKVYGNCGMCKRTIEKAANEKGLVKANWDIDTDMLTVTYDQTKTNTDAILKKVAYAGYDSDLFRAPDEAYKNLPECCQYDRPVKAMAVANNHSEHQGHNMADMSQNNDVLSAVYTNYFAVKDALIKSDGKTASAKATALNKAITAVPMGQLKPAQHTIWMKILNELKTDAEHIAETNDVKHQRDHFASLSENLYTLAKSATNGNTIYYQKCPMYNNGKGAFWLSQENTIKNPYYGSAMLSCGSTVETLKP from the coding sequence ATGAAAACCTTCAAAAATATATTTTTGGCATTTGTTGCTACCTTCTTTTTTACCGGATGCGACGCCCAGATTAAAAATCAAAAAACCGAAACCGTTAAAGTGTACGGCAATTGTGGGATGTGCAAACGTACCATCGAAAAAGCCGCTAACGAAAAAGGCCTTGTGAAAGCCAATTGGGACATTGACACCGACATGCTTACCGTTACTTATGATCAGACCAAAACCAATACCGATGCTATTTTAAAAAAGGTCGCCTATGCCGGATACGACAGTGATCTTTTCCGCGCACCGGACGAAGCCTATAAAAACCTTCCGGAATGTTGCCAGTACGACCGACCGGTAAAAGCAATGGCGGTAGCGAACAACCATTCCGAACATCAAGGGCACAACATGGCCGATATGTCACAAAACAACGACGTTTTGAGTGCGGTTTATACCAACTATTTTGCGGTTAAAGATGCCCTTATCAAATCGGATGGCAAAACAGCCTCCGCCAAAGCAACCGCGTTGAATAAAGCCATTACTGCTGTTCCGATGGGCCAATTAAAACCGGCACAACATACGATCTGGATGAAAATTCTAAACGAGTTGAAAACAGATGCGGAACATATTGCCGAAACCAACGATGTAAAACACCAGCGGGATCATTTTGCTTCCCTTTCCGAAAACTTGTACACACTGGCAAAATCGGCTACAAATGGCAATACGATTTACTATCAGAAATGCCCGATGTATAACAACGGAAAAGGCGCGTTTTGGTTAAGTCAGGAAAACACCATCAAAAATCCTTATTACGGTTCCGCCATGCTAAGCTGTGGCAGTACGGTTGAAACCCTAAAACCGTAA